One stretch of Terriglobales bacterium DNA includes these proteins:
- a CDS encoding alpha/beta fold hydrolase, which yields MAEIQSSIRSLFLEGPAGRLEALLNEGSPEAAHSALVCHPHPLFGGTMHNKVVFHAMKALNGLGLPVLRFNFRGAGLSEGEHDNGHGEVEDVREAVDWLDQEYRRPVIFAGFSFGAATGLHACCNDERVPALISLGTPINAEGRSYGYAFLMECKKPKLFVSGEADPYGPKEKLIAMVNSLPEPKELVLIPGAGHFFEGKLGEMRQTVEEWVRDFLQSA from the coding sequence ATGGCGGAGATACAAAGCAGTATTCGGTCGCTCTTCCTTGAGGGTCCGGCGGGAAGGTTGGAGGCGTTGCTGAACGAAGGCTCGCCTGAGGCGGCGCACAGCGCGCTGGTGTGCCATCCGCATCCGCTGTTTGGCGGAACCATGCACAACAAAGTGGTGTTTCATGCCATGAAGGCGCTGAATGGTTTGGGATTGCCGGTGCTGCGATTCAATTTCCGCGGGGCAGGGTTAAGTGAAGGCGAGCACGACAACGGGCATGGCGAGGTCGAGGATGTCAGAGAAGCGGTGGACTGGCTGGATCAGGAGTACCGGCGGCCGGTGATCTTTGCCGGATTTTCCTTTGGCGCGGCGACGGGCTTGCACGCCTGCTGCAACGACGAGCGAGTGCCGGCGCTGATCTCGCTGGGAACGCCGATCAATGCCGAGGGACGGTCGTATGGCTATGCCTTTCTGATGGAATGCAAGAAGCCGAAGCTGTTCGTCAGCGGAGAGGCGGATCCTTATGGGCCCAAGGAAAAGCTGATCGCGATGGTGAATTCGCTGCCGGAACCTAAGGAACTGGTGCTGATTCCGGGAGCGGGACATTTCTTCGAGGGCAAGCTGGGCGAGATGCGGCAGACGGTAGAAGAGTGGGTGAGGGACTTTTTGCAGAGTGC